In Myxococcales bacterium, the following proteins share a genomic window:
- a CDS encoding alpha/beta fold hydrolase produces MPADTQSRGRLIGPGDPAAILHDGRGPPILGIHGFGGTPLEVGVVADAAQAIGRRVHLPLLPGHGTHADDLAKVRWPDWAQAVESALERAAPEGEPAIVVGLSLGSLLATHLAVTRSSRVKALVLLGNAFWLTSPFPAWALRAVDLLKIPDFRMPKVAADLADPEARRTHLTYGQHPVHAAVEVERAGRALRARLSEVRVPTLILHGARDRVCPAKNAQAVASRLGTKDVRVVILPRSRHILTRDLERAQVLVELRQFFEQHAG; encoded by the coding sequence ATGCCGGCTGACACCCAGAGCCGCGGCCGTCTGATCGGTCCGGGTGATCCTGCGGCGATCCTGCACGACGGCCGAGGACCGCCAATCCTCGGCATTCACGGTTTCGGGGGGACTCCGCTCGAGGTCGGGGTCGTCGCGGATGCAGCGCAGGCCATCGGTCGCCGTGTGCACCTGCCGCTCTTGCCGGGCCACGGCACGCACGCCGACGACCTCGCGAAAGTTCGCTGGCCCGACTGGGCTCAAGCCGTCGAGAGCGCCCTCGAGCGAGCCGCACCCGAAGGCGAGCCCGCCATCGTGGTGGGGTTGTCGCTCGGCTCGCTCCTGGCGACGCATCTGGCCGTGACTCGAAGCAGCCGAGTGAAGGCGCTGGTCCTGCTCGGCAACGCGTTCTGGCTGACCTCCCCCTTCCCCGCCTGGGCGTTACGCGCCGTCGATCTGCTGAAGATCCCCGATTTCCGCATGCCAAAGGTCGCCGCGGACCTCGCCGATCCCGAGGCGCGACGCACTCACCTCACCTACGGCCAGCACCCCGTTCACGCTGCGGTCGAGGTTGAGCGAGCGGGCCGCGCCCTGCGCGCGCGGCTGTCCGAGGTCCGTGTCCCGACCTTGATTCTGCACGGCGCGCGGGACCGGGTGTGTCCGGCGAAAAACGCCCAGGCCGTCGCCTCGCGGCTCGGGACCAAGGACGTTCGGGTCGTGATCCTGCCCCGCTCCCGCCACATCCTGACGCGGGACCTCGAACGAGCGCAGGTCTTGGTCGAGCTGCGCCAGTTCTTCGAGCAGCACGCGGGATGA